A genome region from Candidatus Binatia bacterium includes the following:
- the cysW gene encoding sulfate ABC transporter permease subunit CysW, protein MVNAVRLPASPAVTESAPIRGVLIGASVAFMAAFLFAPLVLIFFAAFKQGIGAYFQSFTNPDTLAAIRLTLLAAAIAVPCNLVFGVAAAWAIGKFEFFGKSFLISLIDLPFSVSPVVAGMTYVLLFGAQGLLGPWLVAHDVHIIFAVPGIVLATIFVTFPFIARELLPLIAVQGNEEEEAALTLGAGGWQTFMRVTLPNVKWALLYGVILCNARAMGEFGAVSVVSGHIRGLTDTMPLQIEVLYNDYQFVPAFAVASLLALLALATLIAKSAVEWRVGRVKGEAA, encoded by the coding sequence GTGGTTAACGCCGTCCGGCTTCCGGCCTCGCCGGCCGTCACGGAATCCGCGCCGATTCGCGGGGTATTGATCGGCGCGTCGGTCGCGTTCATGGCGGCGTTCTTGTTCGCTCCGCTCGTGCTGATCTTCTTTGCGGCCTTCAAACAGGGCATCGGCGCCTACTTTCAATCCTTTACCAATCCGGACACCCTTGCTGCGATTCGGCTGACGCTGCTCGCCGCGGCGATCGCCGTGCCGTGCAACCTCGTCTTCGGCGTTGCGGCGGCCTGGGCGATCGGGAAATTCGAGTTCTTCGGCAAGAGCTTCTTGATATCGCTGATAGACCTGCCGTTCTCCGTCTCGCCGGTCGTCGCGGGAATGACGTACGTGCTGCTCTTCGGCGCGCAGGGCTTGCTCGGACCGTGGCTCGTCGCGCACGACGTGCATATCATCTTCGCCGTGCCGGGCATCGTCCTCGCGACGATCTTCGTGACGTTCCCGTTCATCGCGCGCGAACTGCTCCCACTCATCGCCGTGCAAGGCAACGAGGAAGAGGAGGCTGCGCTGACGCTCGGGGCCGGCGGCTGGCAGACCTTCATGCGCGTCACGCTCCCCAACGTCAAATGGGCCCTGCTCTACGGCGTCATCCTCTGCAACGCCCGCGCCATGGGCGAATTCGGCGCGGTCTCGGTCGTCTCGGGGCACATCCGCGGGCTCACCGACACGATGCCCCTGCAGATCGAGGTGCTCTACAACGATTATCAGTTCGTCCCGGCATTCGCCGTCGCATCGCTCCTGGCGCTGCTCGCGCTCGCGACGCTGATCGCCAAGAGCGCGGTCGAGTGGCGCGTCGGAAGGGTGAAAGGAGAGGCGGCGTGA